One window of Tenacibaculum maritimum NCIMB 2154 genomic DNA carries:
- a CDS encoding ferredoxin reductase domain-containing protein: MAVNLIVFTFSVTTWNWFSKDGIALNDISNAILFNFALAILIRQQYVVNLLFKIATSAPKNWPLSIRRICAKIYHFGGLHSGGATMGTLWYFIFVGSLYYHYSNGLSGVNTFIISLTSGVLLLLVFIIIMALPTIRAKYHNSFEVTHRIGGWSALLLFWVQMIAFIKVQNQGVDFDYIALFSSLNFWILIALTISAILPWLRLKKVDVHISKPSNHVALAAFDYGVTPFAGSSTVISRNPLFEWHAFANVPSPNKEGFRLTISRAGDWTGKFISETPNKVWVKGIPTAGVGNVDKLFNKVVWIATGSGIGPCIPHLLLNKTPSLLIWATRTPEKTYGKELIEEIKEVQPNAIIWNTDTHGKPDLVKLAYKAYKDFGAEAVICISNQSLTNKVVYGMESRGIPAYGAIWDS; the protein is encoded by the coding sequence ATGGCTGTTAATCTGATTGTATTTACTTTTTCAGTAACAACATGGAATTGGTTTTCAAAAGACGGAATTGCGCTGAATGATATTTCCAATGCAATCTTATTTAATTTTGCTTTGGCCATCTTAATCAGACAACAATATGTAGTCAACTTACTTTTTAAAATTGCTACGAGTGCTCCTAAAAATTGGCCCTTAAGCATTCGTAGAATCTGCGCAAAAATATACCATTTTGGAGGCTTACATAGCGGTGGAGCTACAATGGGAACACTCTGGTATTTTATTTTCGTAGGTTCTTTATACTACCATTACAGTAATGGACTATCTGGCGTAAATACCTTTATCATCTCATTAACCAGTGGAGTACTTCTTTTGCTTGTTTTCATAATCATCATGGCTTTGCCTACTATTCGAGCAAAGTACCATAATAGTTTTGAAGTTACCCATAGAATTGGGGGTTGGTCGGCTTTGCTACTTTTTTGGGTACAAATGATAGCCTTTATTAAAGTGCAAAATCAAGGAGTTGACTTTGACTATATTGCTCTTTTTTCTTCTCTTAACTTCTGGATTCTAATAGCTTTAACAATAAGTGCCATTCTCCCTTGGCTTCGATTGAAGAAAGTTGATGTTCATATTTCAAAACCTTCTAATCATGTAGCACTTGCTGCTTTTGACTATGGAGTTACTCCTTTTGCAGGATCATCAACAGTAATTAGTCGAAACCCTTTATTTGAATGGCACGCTTTTGCTAATGTTCCTTCTCCTAATAAAGAAGGGTTTAGATTAACTATTTCAAGAGCTGGAGACTGGACTGGTAAATTCATTTCTGAAACTCCAAATAAAGTATGGGTCAAAGGAATTCCCACAGCAGGAGTAGGAAATGTTGATAAATTATTTAATAAAGTGGTTTGGATTGCTACAGGAAGTGGTATAGGTCCTTGTATTCCTCATTTACTATTAAACAAAACTCCTTCCTTACTCATTTGGGCTACAAGAACTCCCGAAAAAACCTACGGAAAAGAATTGATTGAAGAAATAAAGGAAGTGCAACCAAATGCTATCATCTGGAATACAGATACTCATGGAAAACCTGACTTAGTAAAATTGGCTTATAAAGCTTACAAAGATTTTGGAGCTGAAGCGGTTATCTGTATTTCTAATCAAAGTTTAACCAATAAGGTAGTCTATGGAATGGAAAGTAGAGGAATTCCTGCCTATGGAGCTATTTGGGATTCTTAA
- a CDS encoding enoyl-CoA hydratase-related protein: MNILFERQGRVLIAELNRPKVNALNTELMHELIEGLQKYDRDPTIGCFIIKGNTKFFSAGADILEMSTKTYEEMFNEDYFAYWELFSRIRTPKIAAVSGYAFGGGCELAMMCDFIYASDKAVFGQPEIKLGVIPGIGGSQRLTKLVGKSKAMEIILTGRSVGAIEAEKIGLVSKVFKQDTFWNQVLENANTIANYSKTASITAKDAVNQALESSLKDGIIYERKIFHALFNTKDQKEGMSAFLEKRNPNFNL, encoded by the coding sequence ATGAATATTTTATTTGAAAGGCAAGGTAGAGTACTTATTGCCGAATTAAATCGACCTAAAGTCAATGCATTGAATACTGAACTAATGCACGAACTAATTGAAGGACTCCAAAAATACGATCGAGATCCCACCATCGGGTGCTTTATTATAAAAGGGAATACCAAATTTTTTTCCGCTGGTGCTGATATTTTGGAAATGTCTACAAAAACTTATGAAGAAATGTTTAACGAAGATTACTTCGCTTATTGGGAATTGTTTTCAAGAATAAGAACTCCTAAAATAGCAGCAGTATCTGGCTATGCGTTTGGAGGTGGCTGTGAACTCGCTATGATGTGCGACTTCATTTATGCTTCTGATAAAGCTGTTTTTGGACAACCTGAAATTAAACTGGGAGTCATCCCTGGAATAGGAGGCTCTCAACGATTAACCAAATTAGTAGGGAAATCAAAGGCAATGGAAATCATATTAACAGGAAGAAGCGTTGGTGCCATTGAAGCTGAAAAGATTGGCTTGGTTTCAAAAGTTTTCAAGCAAGATACTTTCTGGAATCAAGTTCTAGAAAATGCAAATACCATTGCAAATTATTCAAAAACAGCTTCTATTACGGCTAAAGATGCTGTAAATCAAGCGTTGGAGTCTAGCTTAAAAGATGGAATCATTTACGAAAGAAAGATATTCCATGCATTATTTAATACTAAAGATCAAAAAGAAGGCATGAGTGCCTTTTTAGAAAAAAGAAACCCAAATTTTAATTTATAA
- a CDS encoding DUF6733 family protein, protein MKKLIIIALVLASQFIYAQEEKKKEKKKTSFAIMPIHNSVAGFNNVFLGSIELKKNLNLTFYSIFWNNPTFGNLQTGSDLFLETGVGLGFTAAKGKWYINPTLGFGHGKFLSGGTETRLAEGIIPSIFTVYNSGRFELEAYLAYYKNIRDEGNSRDLLLNWVIPGVKVTNNFSAGAFFEQFSQLQTDNNLNEKEIYQFMGGYLKFSLNNGVWFRLAAGPNLATSLGTSKEFYKVQAFIPL, encoded by the coding sequence ATGAAAAAATTAATAATCATTGCATTGGTACTGGCATCTCAATTTATATATGCCCAAGAAGAAAAGAAAAAAGAAAAGAAAAAAACGTCATTTGCAATCATGCCAATACACAACAGCGTTGCTGGTTTTAATAATGTTTTTTTAGGCTCTATTGAATTAAAAAAGAATTTAAACCTAACCTTCTATAGTATCTTTTGGAACAATCCTACATTTGGAAACCTACAAACTGGTAGTGACTTATTCTTAGAAACAGGTGTTGGATTAGGCTTTACTGCCGCTAAAGGAAAGTGGTATATTAACCCAACCTTAGGATTTGGACATGGTAAGTTTCTATCAGGTGGAACGGAAACAAGGTTAGCAGAAGGAATCATTCCAAGCATCTTTACTGTTTATAACTCTGGAAGATTTGAGTTAGAAGCATATCTTGCCTACTATAAGAATATCAGAGATGAAGGCAACTCAAGAGATTTACTACTAAATTGGGTAATTCCTGGTGTAAAAGTAACTAATAACTTTTCTGCAGGAGCATTCTTTGAGCAATTCTCTCAGTTACAAACTGATAATAACTTAAACGAAAAGGAAATCTACCAATTTATGGGAGGATATCTAAAGTTTTCATTAAACAATGGAGTTTGGTTCAGATTGGCAGCTGGTCCTAATCTAGCTACTAGCTTAGGAACTTCTAAAGAGTTTTATAAAGTACAAGCCTTTATTCCCCTTTAA